In Nerophis lumbriciformis linkage group LG01, RoL_Nlum_v2.1, whole genome shotgun sequence, the genomic stretch TAGTCTAAACTAAAAGTCgatgctaatccacctttttgttctttttttttttttttttttttttttttttacaaataagaatcgataaggaGAACCGAATCGTTAGGCGGAATCGAAAccagaaaaatcttatcaattcccatccctaattGAGTGAAACCAATCATTTCGATGATTGGCTAGAATAGTCGTAGAGCTTTTTGAAGACATTTAGTTTGATGACAGTTCTGCTAATATTTATGTTAATGATTGAGACAACTTACTTTAACTTTGGCTGCCAACATTTCTCCAGCTTCCTGCTCCTTCTTAAGGTCATCCATTTTCCTTTCCTTCTCTTGAAGGAGTTGAGCCTTCTCCTCAGCCACCAGGCTGTGATCCTCCATGATCGCTCTCCTCTCGCTCTCCAGCGTCTCCTGCTGCTCCCTCCAATAATCGACTTTGTTGTCCCCGTCTCCGTCGTCCTCGCTCTCGTCGTCCCGACCATCGCCGTTGCTACAGTCCCCCGCCCTCCTCCTttgcttcttcttgttcttctttccCATACGCTTTTCCAGCTGTTCCTTCAGCTTCGCAATCTCCTCCTGAAACTTCCTCAGTAGCGCATCCTTGGGGTCCTCGTTGACGCGAGGCTTGTTTTTGATGTTCTTCGCTCTGTTGGAGTAGCGCAGCGTTGTTAAAGTCTCTTCGACGTTGTAGGACGCCGGGCCGATGTTGGCCACCATGACGGTGCGGGCGTTGCCCCCGAGAGAGTCCTGTAGGAGGCGTGTCAGTTTGGAATCTCTGTAAGGGATGTGACTGCTCCTGCCGTCCACCAGAGCGGATATGACATTCCCCAAAGCCGAAAGTGACAGATTGATCTTGGTAGCTTCTTTCAGCCTCTCCCCCTGAGCTCCTGTCTTGGTCTGCCGTTCGCTACCGGCGAGATCCACCAGGTTGAGTTTGCCAACTCGAATGTGGTTCTCGCCGTCCACCCCCAGTTGGCTGCATTCCACAGTGATCACAAAGATGGCGTGAGAGCGAGAGCTGTGTTCGTTCATGTTGGTGGCACCCACTGAACGATTCTGATTGCCGACGTTCATAACATTCTCAATCTCCCGCACGCTCTTGGTGACAAACGACGACAGGTCCTTAACGTAGACACCCGTGTCCGGCCTCTCTCTCAGCTCAAGGCGACGCAACTGGTCCTTGGAGAGTAAGTCTCGAATCTCCTCTTGATAAATTTCCAGATATGACGCTCGCACCAGGTACTGCTGATTCTGAGACCTCGAGATGTGAGTGAAGATGTGGTCAAAAGAGTTGGGGATGACTCCTCTCCTCTCGAGGTCGTTCTTCACACCTTCCATGGTGTATGTTTTCCCCGTGCCGGTTTGTCCATATGCAAAGATGGTCCCATTGAATCCTTGAAGAACGGAATCCACAAGGGGCCTAAAACTTTCATCGTATAGATCTATTTGCTTTGAGCTCCAGTCGTAGACCGAATCAAATGTGAAGACTTTGGAGGGTTCACCAGCAGAAGTTTCCCTGGGGTTCTTGACTATAATTTGTCCAAATTTGACATCCACAGACACCACACTCTCAAATGCCGCGGCCCGTTCCTTCTCATTCATAGGACGACAACGGACcaccactttcactttcactgacTCGGAGCTCTTGCTTTTAGACATTCTGGGGACcggacacttaaacacacacacacacacacacacatacacacacacacacaacacacacacacacacacacacacacacacacacacacacagatggacCCAAGGTTTCCTACGTTGTTTCAACCAGATCTTCAAGTTAGACCCAACCAAATCAGAACCTGCTGGGGAAAACACACAACAATTCATGAAAAACGAGGATAATCAACATGGTGACATGTGGCAGACAACCAATAATTTTAGGACAATGCAACGGTTTATctagatcaggggtagggaacctatggttctagagccagatgtggctcttttgatgactgcatctggctctcagataaatcttagctgacattgcttaacacgataagtaatgaataattcagctggtaatcacagtgttaaaaataacgttcaaaatataaaacattctcatgcattttaatccatccatccgctttctaccgcacctgttcaagaagtcgcattaatggtaagaagtattttatttattattggttagcttcagaataacaatgttattaaaacgaataagagacttattatactctaaaaatgttggtcttatttaaaaatgcacgcatctagttgtattcagtgttaaaaaatattatatggctctcacgaaaatacattttaaaatatttggctttcatggctctctcagccaaaaaggtcccCAAACCCTGATCTCGATGGTTTGTCCATATTTGCTAAGGACAAAAATGTTAGGGATTTGTCCTGGCATGCGTCtagtgcgggggtcagcaacccacggctctcgaGCCCTAGTGGCTTCcttgagcatttttaaaaaaggattgaaaatggaaaaagatgggggaaaatgcattttttttgttttagtatgttttttgtttgaggacaaacatgacacaaactttctcaattgttagaaagcccactgtttaatatggttttgtttatgcttcactgatgatagtatttggtgaacattgttttgtcctactaattttggcggttcttgaactcatcatagtgTGGACTgcgatgcaacagtttgtttacatgtaaaatcttccactccttcttaggctcgttttgtccaccaaaaatgtcatgctgtgtgtgaatgcacaaaggtgcgctttgttgatgttattgacttgttggagtgctaatcaggcatatttggtcactgcatgactgcaagctaatcaaagttaacatgctatttaggctagctgtttgTCCATATTgcataggtatatttgagctcatttaatttcctttacttttatcctatttgtatataatttatatttgcatgtctcatgacatattatctgtatgtaatattggctgcatttcagatggttgtttgtgtgccatgttgttccagaccacagcaaatgttacctagcttgccaaagattgtaataaatacatTAGAAGAAAAcagtctgccgtttcctttaacttggacacacacatctatacctttgaccagggatcggcaacccgcggctctaaagccgcatgcggctctttagcgccgccctagtggctctctagagctttttaaaaaatgtatgaaaaatggaaaaagatgaggggaaaaaatatactttttgttttaatatggtttctgtaggaggacaaacatgacacaaatctccctaattgttataaagcacactgtttatattaaacatgcttcactgattcgagtatttggcgagcgccgttttgtcttactaattttggcggtccttgaactcaccgtagtttgtttacatgtataactttctccgactttctaggacgtgttttatgccacttctttttctgtctcattttgtccaccaaacttttaaggttgtgcgtgaatgcacaaaggtgagttttgttgatgttattgacttgtgtggagtgctaatcggacatatttggtcactgcatgactgcaagctaatcgatgctaacatgctatttaggctagctatatgtacatattgcatcattatacctcatttgtaggtatatttgaggtcatttagtttcctttaaatcctcttaattcaatttatatctcatgacacactatctgtatgtaatatggcttttaattttttgcggctccagacagatttgtttttgtatttttggtccaatatggctctttcaacattttgggttgctgacccctgcctttgaccattaaaagccagtcatttccaggagttatctcaccttctgagtagcctctgatttacaaatggttttcaatgttgtaaaaatgtgtagaataaatattacatttcaacatttctgtcaacaaagatttgcttcagcctgcgacacatagtcattttgatagtaggctaatatagctaatatagacacttacctcacgtgttgcctttattataacacttgtataagacttttaattttttgcggatccggaaagatttattttttgtatttttggtccaatatggctttttcaatgttttgggttaccgacccctggtctagtgctaCAGAACCATCATCACCCAATAAAACATACCAACGTTAACCAAGCTGCTAAAGTTAATATCAGCATTTTACTGTAGCACTGAAATAGGTATGCATGTATTTTCCGCTGGCTGGATCTCCGCGGTGGTCGCTCGCACGCTTAATTGCACCATCGTGAGTAACGACGAGACCCCAGTTTTCAGAGTTCAACTGTGTTGGCGTTGTTTTTATCACCACTATACACCAATACTGATGACGTAGAACACATAttctagttcagtgtttttcaaccactgtgccgcgaccgtgagatacagtctggtgtgccgtgggagattatctaatttcacctatttgggttaaaaatattttttgcaaaccagtaattatagtctgcaaattaagtgttgttgttgagggtcggtgctgtctagagctaggCAGAGTCACCGTGtaacactcttccatatcagtaggtggcagtcggtagctaattgctttgtagatgtcgggaacagcgggaggcagcgtgcaggtaaaaaggtgtctaatgcttaaacgaaaaataaacaaaggtgagtgcccctaagaaaaggcattgaagcttagggaaggctatgcagaacgaaactaaaactgaactggctacaaaggaaacaaaaacagaatgctggatgacagcaaagacttactgtggagcaaagacgggaccacaatgtacatccgaacatgacacgacaatcaacagtgtccccacaaagaaggataaaaacaactgaaatattcttgaatgctaaaactaagtagatgcgggaaatatcgctcaaaggaagacatgaaactggtacaggaaaataccacaaaaaataaagaaaaagccaccaaaataggagcgcaagacaataactaaaacactatacaggaaaacagcaaaaaactcaaaataagtcaaggcatgatgtgacaggtcgtgacagtacacctactttgagacaagagctatattgatgcatggttggttatggtttaaagttcaaccgcttatccggaattgggtcgcagggacaacagctccagcagagaccccagacttccctctccagagcaacattagcgacttcctcctggggaatcccgaagcgttcccaggccagagaggagatgcaatccccccatctggtccttggcctgccgcggggtctcctcctagtgggacgtgcaacgaggacctctctagggagacgctcgtgaggcatccgcacgagatgcccgaaccacctaagctggctcctttccaagtgaaggagcagcggttctactccgagtctctctcgggtgactgaacttctcaccctatctctaagagagatgccagccacccttctgaggaaactcatttcggccgccgcgatcttattctttcggtcatgacccacacttcatgaccataggtgagagtaggaatgtagatagctcggtagactgagagctttgccttctggctcagctctcgtttcgtcacaacagtgcggcagagagactgcaatactgccccagctgctccgattctccagcTGATTTCCTtgtccatctttccctcactcgtgaacaagacccaaagatacttaaactcctccacctgggacagagtctcgtcctctacctggactgtacaatccatcgggtttcctgctgagaaccatggcctcagatttggagatgctgatcctcattccagccgctgaacactcggctgcgaaccgatccagtgagagctgaaggtcccgAACCGAAGGTgccaccaggaccacatcatctgcaaacagcagtgacgcaacttttagccccccgagacgtataccctctccgccatggccacgactccacctagaaatcctgtccatgaaaatcacaaacaggataagtgacagagcgcagccctggcggagaccaacccccactggaaacggatccgacttacatccaagcacccgaacacaactctcgctttggttgtacagagattggatggccctcagcagggttcccCTCACTCTGTACTCCCTCACCACCTCCCACAAGATCTCCCGggggacccggtcatacgccttctccaaatccacaaggCACACGTAGActggatagaccaggggtcggcaacctttaccagtcaaagagccattttgaccagtttcacaaattaaagaaaacaatgggagccacaaaaatcttttgaaatttaaaatgaaataacactgcatacaaagttttttttttgctttgtgctacgtattaaccaagggtctcagacacgcggcccacaccttaatatgaaaatttaatgttagtgcggcctgcgagttttttatgaatggcgcttgacagcgtcatccttgccaaccctcccgatttttcctgcAGACTACGAATTTAAGGACGACtactctctcgaacgtgccgtgatggtacagcatttagcgcccactacaaccagcatgccggcccggtcacacgttgtatggtgcttctgcttgctcatgtaaatgacagcaaggcatatggtacttgctcaacaaccacacaggttacactgacggtggcgataTAAAAAACTTtaccactcttactaataatgcgccacactgtgaacccacaccaaacaagaatgacaaacacatttcgagacaacatctgcaccgtaacacaacataaacacaacagaacaaatacccagaatcccatgcagccctaacttttccggaatacattatacacccccgctaccaaaccccgcccacctcaaccgacgcacggaggggggtcgggggggttgatgtgtgagggagcaggattggggtgggggcggggtttggtggtagcaggggtgtataatgtagcccgtagagatgcgcggataggcaattatttcatccgcaaccgcatcacaaaagtcgtcaaccatccgccatccacccgaactaacatttaatcaaaaccgcagccgcccgccatccgccacccgcccgttgttatatatctaatatagacgatgcaaggcattagtgaggttataaagcttttgcctgttaaagaaaggagactgatccaatgcagcagagacattcaatgcgtgccacgctgtcacggcccagacgcacaccagtgcgcaatcatctgggagccgcgctgagcgcacctccaagcgcgctcgcgccactcaaactgctgcaggcagctgcgttcacacatgcatctgtaagccttgttttaacatcctgtggcactcttctgggatcacggcggacgaaactgctcatgctcagggtgtttgtggaggttcggggttttgcacaaatgtgatgcaccatgttagatgtcccggttttgtgactgtcgtagacataaaaagcgtcgcagctcttgcaaatcacgtagccagcattactatcatcctgatttacaacctcataaaaacgagtccacgctgaacttttctggccttttttccccctggtctttagtattcccttttttagtttgtcgcgtaccacgtttgctgccggcgttgccatctcttttttttttcttcttctgttgtggcatgctgcaggtgcttgctcatttttcgtatgtgggtaagaacatttaactatgtatatatatttccgaattggtttaactgccacccgcctgaatctatttaaaatctaatttcttttatttcaaccgcccgacccgcggataatccgcggactccgcggttgtgtccgcaaaccgcgcatctctagtagcccggaagagtcagggctgcatgggattctgggtatttgttctgttgtgtttatgttgtgttaaggtgcagatgttctcccgaaatgtgtttgtcattcttgtttggttttggttcaaagtgtggcgcattattagcaaaagtgttaaagttgttttatatggctaccgtcagtgtaatctgtgtggttgttgaccaagtatgccttgctgttgcttacgtgtgcaagcagaagatgcatacaataAGAGGCAGGGCTGGCATGCTATATGTACAGATTGTAGaaggcgttaaatgctgtaccatcatagcacgcccttattattattgtatgggTGAaagtcggagaatattaatcccgtgagttaactgcgagaggcactgatatccggaagtctcccgggaaaatcggaggattcggcaagtatgcagagtgatcaaagagccg encodes the following:
- the LOC133570619 gene encoding kinesin-like protein KIF3B; the encoded protein is MSKSKSSESVKVKVVVRCRPMNEKERAAAFESVVSVDVKFGQIIVKNPRETSAGEPSKVFTFDSVYDWSSKQIDLYDESFRPLVDSVLQGFNGTIFAYGQTGTGKTYTMEGVKNDLERRGVIPNSFDHIFTHISRSQNQQYLVRASYLEIYQEEIRDLLSKDQLRRLELRERPDTGVYVKDLSSFVTKSVREIENVMNVGNQNRSVGATNMNEHSSRSHAIFVITVECSQLGVDGENHIRVGKLNLVDLAGSERQTKTGAQGERLKEATKINLSLSALGNVISALVDGRSSHIPYRDSKLTRLLQDSLGGNARTVMVANIGPASYNVEETLTTLRYSNRAKNIKNKPRVNEDPKDALLRKFQEEIAKLKEQLEKRMGKKNKKKQRRRAGDCSNGDGRDDESEDDGDGDNKVDYWREQQETLESERRAIMEDHSLVAEEKAQLLQEKERKMDDLKKEQEAGEMLAAKVKAMESKLLVGGKNIVDHTNEQQKMLELKRHEIAEQKRRVREMQQQMECRDEETLELKETYSSLQQEVDIKTKKLKKLFAKLQAVKAEIHDIQEAHINERQELEQTQNELTRDLKLKHLIIENFIPCEDKNKIVNRAFFDEDDEYWKMRPITHIEDDHQMMSRPQSAIGFRRPLSNHARTAMKDGLDMRYKAENLLLLTMDMPSRTTKDYQQPVIAPKVAAALEDALKNEDDIQVDASGFNGSLAPLASASGSLRKPKSGRARTGKQSDTWTSSFSARNPTSPIYPQSRGLVPK